In the genome of Streptomyces fagopyri, the window TATCGGTGGTGTCGATGCCGGAGGGCGTCGTCGTGCGGACGGACCTGTCGGAAGCGCGCGGGCGTCTCACGGCCCCCGGTTTCGTGATCGTGGACATCGACCAGGAGGACGATCCCCCGCCCGAAGGCCACCCCCTGTCGCGTCGGCTCGGACTGGACGCCGAGATCTGGGAGTGGATCGGCGAACGGCAGGAGCACGTGCGCGCCGACTACCGGGAGGGCGCGGCCGCGGGCATCGTCCCCGTGGTCTGCGGCGACCGGATCGTCTACGTCCAGATCCACGCGGACGAGGAGCACCTGATCACGGTTCACCGCGGGCCCGTCGAACTGATCGACACCTTCGTCGAGCGGCTGCGGCACGACCGGCCCACCGACGCGGTCACCGCGCTGTTCCTGATCCTGCAAGGCGTCCTGGAGAGCTTTCGCCGGGCCGTCACCGAGGCCCACCTGGAGGTCGAGGACCTGGAGGAGGCGATGTTCGAGGAACGCCGGCCGCAGCACGCCGAGAGGCTGGCCCTGCTGCGGCGGCGCGCCGCCCAGCTGCACCGCGTGTTCCTGCCCTACGCCTCGGTCGTCCAGGAGATCCTGGTACGCCGGAGGATGACCAACCACGCCATCCCCGAGGAGCGGCTGGCGATGAACCAGTTGCACGAG includes:
- a CDS encoding magnesium transporter CorA family protein; its protein translation is MIVSVVSMPEGVVVRTDLSEARGRLTAPGFVIVDIDQEDDPPPEGHPLSRRLGLDAEIWEWIGERQEHVRADYREGAAAGIVPVVCGDRIVYVQIHADEEHLITVHRGPVELIDTFVERLRHDRPTDAVTALFLILQGVLESFRRAVTEAHLEVEDLEEAMFEERRPQHAERLALLRRRAAQLHRVFLPYASVVQEILVRRRMTNHAIPEERLAMNQLHEHTVQLVLLEIESLRDATRRAAGSYASIVADQQNLVINRLTVVSMIFLPLSFLTGFFGMNFNFLTNRLTTEDSFLALGLGLQAASVVAALYYVLYRTHWRQLRDSRSHGTDNDEA